A single window of Dermacentor albipictus isolate Rhodes 1998 colony chromosome 1, USDA_Dalb.pri_finalv2, whole genome shotgun sequence DNA harbors:
- the LOC135903127 gene encoding uncharacterized protein isoform X1 yields MPGAILVEGMEIAPEELDEAGWTTALGSKRKQPTSTPSYGGQRVTKNMPAGSRTANSPAKRFMKQVTAASRLPKLPKDQIKIIVRPKGGLDVSKTDIILLAQALAMAAALTEQQTAEDTVCPNKMQNILVISTPHDQNAKAYARISKIHTKLGAFEVSAYISAPDDACKGVIRNIDPSFDEGALRRMILNPRNPTALEVRRIKNTQVVVILFDGMRVPNTVMCGAALVPCFLYKRQMDVCYACGHVGHRADVCPSSEEEKKKCHGCGKMKSSESQEEEHQCTPKCEACGGPHITGDRTCKQRYQIPYIVRRRRRRRRQMLRKAQMASGDDISISYAKNSAHLRQHMVAPTCNPAHNRGGALAPGGEPAQGKAGIPAHPGRDPGPGLAPSPRNGPRGPTRSRAPAQHRRWERRLRRPKEQAAVQRAHDIAAGLDLPVPSWAEPPT; encoded by the exons ATGCCCGGGGCCATACTCGTCGAGGGGATGGAAATCGCCCCGGAGGAGCTCGATGAAGCGGGATGGACGACCGCCCTCGGCAGCAAACGAAAACAACCAACGAGTACGCCGTCATATGGCGGGCAACGTGTCACCAAGAATATGCCGGCTGGCAGCCGCACGGCCAACTCGCCGGCCAAAAGGTTCATGAAGCAGGTAACGGCAGCCTCGAGGCTACCGAAATTACCCAAGGACCAAATCAAGATCATCGTGCGCCCCAAAGGAGGCCTTGACGTTTCCAAAACGGATATCATACTCCTCGCccaagccctggccatggcggcggccttgACGGAACAGCAGACTGCCGAGgacaccgtgtgcccaaacaagATGCAGAACATTTTGGTTATCTCTACCCCTCACGATCAAAACGCGAAGGCGTATGCTAGAATCAGCAAGATACATACCAAGCTCGGCGCCTTTGAGGTGTCAGCCTACATTTCTGCCCCTGATgacgcgtgcaaaggtgtaataaGAAACATCGACCCTTCATTTGACGAAGGAGCCCTTAGGAGGATGATTCTGAACCCAAGAAACCCTACGGCATTGgaagtcagaagaattaagaacaCACAAGTAGTTGTTATACTGTTCGACGGCATGCGAGTGCCCAACACGGTCATGTGTGGAGCCGCCCTCGTTCCATGCTTTCTGTACAAACGGCAGATGGATGTATGTTACGCGTGTGGCCACGTGGGTCACCGagccgacgtgtgccccagtagcgaagaggaaaagaagaagtGCCATGGCTGTGGGAAAATGAAGTCATCAGAGTCACAAGAGGAGGAACACCAATGCACACCCAAATGTGAAGCATGCGGCGGCCCCCATATCACCGGGGATAGAACATGCAAACAACGCTACCAGATCCCATACATCGTTAGGCGTCGGCGTCGAAGGCGACGACAAATGTTGCGAAAAGCACAGATGGCCAGCGGCGATGACATCAGCATCTCCTACGCAAAGAACTCGGCACACCTGCGGCAGCATATGGTGGCTCCAACCTGCAATCCCGCTCACAATCGAGGGGGCGCTCTCGCTCCAGGAGGCGAACCGGCTCAGGGAAAGGCGGGAATTCCAGCGCATCCAGGTCGAGATCCCggtcccggtctcgctcccagccCGCGAAACGGGCCACGTGGGCCGACAAGGTCAAGGGCTCCGGCACAGCACCGTCGATGGGAAAGAAGACTACGACGGCCAAAAGAGCAAGCG gctgtccagagggcccacgacattgccgcgggacttgatctcccggttccatcgtgggcggagccaccgacttga
- the LOC135903127 gene encoding uncharacterized protein isoform X2 yields MPGAILVEGMEIAPEELDEAGWTTALGSKRKQPTSTPSYGGQRVTKNMPAGSRTANSPAKRFMKQVTAASRLPKLPKDQIKIIVRPKGGLDVSKTDIILLAQALAMAAALTEQQTAEDTVCPNKMQNILVISTPHDQNAKAYARISKIHTKLGAFEVSAYISAPDDACKGVIRNIDPSFDEGALRRMILNPRNPTALEVRRIKNTQVVVILFDGMRVPNTVMCGAALVPCFLYKRQMDVCYACGHVGHRADVCPSSEEEKKKCHGCGKMKSSESQEEEHQCTPKCEACGGPHITGDRTCKQRYQIPYIVRRRRRRRRQMLRKAQMASGDDISISYAKNSAHLRQHMVAPTCNPAHNRGGALAPGGEPAQGKAGIPAHPGRDPGPGLAPSPRNGPRGPTRSRAPAQHRRWERRLRRPKEQADRS; encoded by the exons ATGCCCGGGGCCATACTCGTCGAGGGGATGGAAATCGCCCCGGAGGAGCTCGATGAAGCGGGATGGACGACCGCCCTCGGCAGCAAACGAAAACAACCAACGAGTACGCCGTCATATGGCGGGCAACGTGTCACCAAGAATATGCCGGCTGGCAGCCGCACGGCCAACTCGCCGGCCAAAAGGTTCATGAAGCAGGTAACGGCAGCCTCGAGGCTACCGAAATTACCCAAGGACCAAATCAAGATCATCGTGCGCCCCAAAGGAGGCCTTGACGTTTCCAAAACGGATATCATACTCCTCGCccaagccctggccatggcggcggccttgACGGAACAGCAGACTGCCGAGgacaccgtgtgcccaaacaagATGCAGAACATTTTGGTTATCTCTACCCCTCACGATCAAAACGCGAAGGCGTATGCTAGAATCAGCAAGATACATACCAAGCTCGGCGCCTTTGAGGTGTCAGCCTACATTTCTGCCCCTGATgacgcgtgcaaaggtgtaataaGAAACATCGACCCTTCATTTGACGAAGGAGCCCTTAGGAGGATGATTCTGAACCCAAGAAACCCTACGGCATTGgaagtcagaagaattaagaacaCACAAGTAGTTGTTATACTGTTCGACGGCATGCGAGTGCCCAACACGGTCATGTGTGGAGCCGCCCTCGTTCCATGCTTTCTGTACAAACGGCAGATGGATGTATGTTACGCGTGTGGCCACGTGGGTCACCGagccgacgtgtgccccagtagcgaagaggaaaagaagaagtGCCATGGCTGTGGGAAAATGAAGTCATCAGAGTCACAAGAGGAGGAACACCAATGCACACCCAAATGTGAAGCATGCGGCGGCCCCCATATCACCGGGGATAGAACATGCAAACAACGCTACCAGATCCCATACATCGTTAGGCGTCGGCGTCGAAGGCGACGACAAATGTTGCGAAAAGCACAGATGGCCAGCGGCGATGACATCAGCATCTCCTACGCAAAGAACTCGGCACACCTGCGGCAGCATATGGTGGCTCCAACCTGCAATCCCGCTCACAATCGAGGGGGCGCTCTCGCTCCAGGAGGCGAACCGGCTCAGGGAAAGGCGGGAATTCCAGCGCATCCAGGTCGAGATCCCggtcccggtctcgctcccagccCGCGAAACGGGCCACGTGGGCCGACAAGGTCAAGGGCTCCGGCACAGCACCGTCGATGGGAAAGAAGACTACGACGGCCAAAAGAGCAAGCG gatagatcctga